In one Ochotona princeps isolate mOchPri1 chromosome 16, mOchPri1.hap1, whole genome shotgun sequence genomic region, the following are encoded:
- the LOC105942431 gene encoding vomeronasal type-1 receptor 1-like, with translation MDGVVIVNSNWGLIFLTQMSVGILGNSSFFCLRVFSSLAARTLKPMDLVLYQLVLTNNLSLLCKGLPQTMAALGLTSFLDDTGCKCVFYAYRVARGTSLSTTCFLSSFQAMKISTRVPGWLKVRLRSPTFTGLGCVLCWVLQLLLNVNLIMRVSGPGNNKNLSKENMYRYCSSPTGGHLLFPIIALIYSLSDGLCLGLMTLASGSMVLVLHRHKQRVQYLQRHCLSPRPSHEARATCTILLLVSLFVSFHSLSSVLSLCITQTLKPSHSLLSVPVLVSSAFPAFSPYVFIVRDTHISHVFSVCQKRRLRGQHENSVG, from the coding sequence ATGGATGGCGTTGTCATTGTTAACTCGAACTGGGGACTCATCTTCCTCACTCAAATGAGCGTTGGAATCCTTGGAAATTCTTCGTTCTTCTGCCTCCGTGTATTTTCCTCGCTGGCTGCACGGACCTTGAAGCCCATGGACTTGGTTCTTTATCAGCTGGTCTTAACTAACAACTTGTCCCTTTTGTGTAAAGGGCTGCCTCAGACGATGGCCGCTTTGGGGTTGACGTCATTCCTGGATGACACTGGGTGTAAATGTGTCTTCTATGCATACAGAGTGGCAAGAGGCACTTCTCTCAGCACCACCTGCTTCCTCAGCAGCTTTCAGGCCATGAAAATTTCCACCAGGGTCCCTGGGTGGCTGAAGGTGAGACTGAGATCCCCAACATTCACTGGTTTGGGCTGTGTCCTGTGCTGGGTCCTGCAGCTACTGTTAAACGTGAATCTAATCATGAGAGTAAGTggcccaggaaacaacaaaaaccTGAGTAAGGAGAACATGTACAGATACTGCTCCTCACCCACTGGAGGACACTTATTATTCCCTATCATTGCACTCATTTACTCTCTCTCTGATGGCCTGTGTTTGGGCCTCATGACCTTGGCCAGTGGTTCCATGGTCCTTGTGCTACACAGGCATAAGCAGCGTGTCCAGTACCTCCAGCGCCACTGCCTGTCACCCAGGCCTTCCCACGAGGCCCGAGCTACATGCACCATCCTCCTCCTGGTGAGCCTGTTTGTCTCATTTCATTCTCTATCTTCTGTTTTGTCACTGTGTATAACCCAGACATTGAAGCCCAGCCACTCTCTGCTGAGCGTCCCTGTACTGGtatcttctgccttccctgcGTTCAGTCCTTATGTGTTCATTGTCAGGGACACTCACATCTCACACGTCTTCTCTGTATGCCAGAAAAGGAGACTGAGGGGCCAGCATGAGAACTCAGTCGGCTAA